The Salegentibacter sp. Hel_I_6 region AGGATCGCGCTTTTTACGCTTATCACTTCCCATATTCAGCTTTTAATAGGAATTGTTTTATACTTTGTATCTCCTTATTTCTCGGTTCTTTTGGAAGAAGGAATGGGCAAAGTAATGCCAGATCCAACGCTTAGACTTTACCTTATAGAGCATCCACTAATTATGATTATCGCTGTTACATTAATTACCATAGGATACTCTAAACATAAGAGTAAACTAACTTCTAAGCCAAAGTTCAAAATACTTGCTATATTTTATACTATCGCATTGATTTTAATGCTTAGCCGTATTCCCTGGAGTGCCTGGTTTTAGAACGGTTTTCTATCGCTTTTGATAAATTTTTACGCCTCGATGTTTTCCATCGAAATTAAGCTGGAATTTAATTTTCATACCTCTGGCGTGTCATGAGTTATTGGGTTTTACTCCCCTTCTTCAGGGGAACTGACTTCTTTTATTAAGTAAATATAAACTGGAAAATGGTCGCTGTAACCGCCCTGATAGCCACTGTACCCATAACTCCGAAACGGATATCCCTTATATTGTCCTTTTTCTGTAATTAGGTATTTTTTATTAAAAATTCCTGCCTTATAAAACTGAAAACTAGTGTAGTCTTTTTTGGTTAAAGCTCCTGAAATAAATATCTGGTCAAATAAATTCCAGCCGTCTCTATAGGCCAGGGTACCCATTCCCCGTTTTTGCATATTTTCCATGGGATTATACAATTGATGTTCGCTCAAACCTTCCTGATCGGCTTTTGTTGCAAGAATTTCTTTGATACTTTTATTGGTAGGATCGTCGTTGAAATCACCCATACTTATAACTCGAGCAAGTGGTTCCCTTTTAAAAATCGAATCCAGGATTGTTTTATTTAAGTTTGCTGCTTTTTCCCGTTTATAACTGCTAGCTGCTTCACCGCCACTTCGGGATGGCCAGTGGTTCACTATAAAATGCATTTTTTCTCCATCAATTGCTCCACTCACCACCAATTGATCCCTGGTATAAACACGCTTATTCGGTTCACTGCTATTATAGATTACTAACTCGTGAGAAACAGAGTTTTCCAGTCTGAAAATATCCTTTCTGTAAAGTAGCGCTACATCAATCCCTCGGCGATCTGGAGAGTCATAATGCACTATCCCGTAGTTATATTCCTGTAGTATTGGCTCATTTATAAGATCTTCTAATACCTGGCGGTTTTCAATTTCACAAATACCTATAATTTCGGGAGGCTGCTGCGTTGTTTCTCTGCCAATTTCAGAAATCACCCTTGCCAGTTTCTTTAATTTATCTCGGTATTTTTCAATAGTCCAAACATCGTCTCCTTCCGGTGTGCGATCATCATCGAAAGTGAATGGATTATTCTCGGTGTCAAATAGATTTTCAACATTATAGAATGCAATGCTTATAATTTTATAGTCCTGTTTTTCCTGTGAGAAAAGACTTTCAACAGAAAACAAGAATAAAAGACAAAAGCCTAAAAAGGGAAAAACACGGGTAATCATAATCTTACAAAACCTTTAAATTATTCACATAAAACACTGATAAATTGCTATTTATGTAATAAATATCTAAACTTATATTGATTATGCAATTAAAAACTAATGAAATTTGTATTATTTCTTCTCTTTTTGGGGTTGATACACTCAGCCTCCCTCGCGCAGGAAACTTCTCTGGGAGGAACATTAGTAGATGCACAAAATTATAAGAAATTAGCTGGCGCAGAGTTGTTTATTGAGAAAAGCTTTTTTAAAACAATTTCAGATGAAAATGGAGCATTTTTATTTACTTCAAAAAAACTTCCGCTCGGCGAACAGGTTTTAAGAGTAAGCCTCACCGATTATAAAGAACTTCGAATTCCAATAGTTATTGAAACTGGAACCGAAAAAGATCTCGGCTTGATTCTAATGCATCCTATTCTTGCAGATTATGCCAATCAAATTAGCACGATAAGCCTTTCTGATGCTGAGCTGGATGAAGATGAAGCCCAGATAGATAATCTCTCTGGGCTTTTGCAGGCTTCTCGCGATATTTTTCTTAATGCAGCGGCTTTTGATTTTAGTCAAACATTTTTTAGACCACGAGGCCTGGATAGTGAACATGGGAAAGTTTTAATTAATGGGGTAGAAATGAACAAAACCTATACCGGCCGCCCGCAATGGAGTGCCTGGGGAGGCCTAAACGATGTGCAGCGTAACCAGGTTTTTTCTATGGGCTTAACTCCTTCAGATGTAAGTTTTGGGGGACTGGCAGGAACCACTAATATTATTATGCGCGCTTCACAGTACGCAAAAGGAGGGAAAGCTTCTATTGCAGCGGCAAATAGAAGTTATTTTGGAAGGTTAATGGCCAGTTATGGCTCTGGAGAATTAAAAAATGGCTGGGCTTATTCCATTTCTGCTTCTCGTAGATTTGCGAAAGAAGCTTATGTAGACGGTACTTTATATGATGCTAATGCTTTTTTTCTATCTGTTGAAAAAACTTTTAATGAGAAGCATAGTCTTAATTTCACCGGATTTTACACGCCAAATATTCGCGGAAAATCTTCACCCAATACAGCTGAGGTTTTTGAACTAAAAGGAAGAAAGTATAACGCTTATTGGGGCTACCAGGATGGTGAAATTAGGAATTCCAGGGTTAGGGAAATAAAAGAGCCTATATTAATGCTAAATCATTTTTGGGAGTTTTCAGAAAAAATGAGCATTAATAATAATTTCGCTTTTCAGTTTGGGAAAACAGGAAATTCAAGAATAGATTTTGGAGGAACCAGGCTGGCTGAAATTAACGATCAGAATAGTTATGTTGGTGGTGGGACCAATCCAGATCCTACTTATTATCAAAAGCTACCCAGTTATTATTTACGTTTTCCCGATAATCCTAATTATGAAGCGGCTTACCTGGCGCAACAGGATTTTAAAGAAGATGGTCAATTAAATTGGCAGCAGTTATATAATGCTAATACTGCTGCCGGTTATACTGTTTATGCTCTGGCTGAAGATCGTAACGACGACCTGAAATTCGACTTGAATTCAATTATTTCTGCTAAAATTAGCGAGAGTATAAGTCTGGATGGAAAATTGGCTTTTTCATATTTGAACTCTCATAATTTCGCTTCTATAAAAGATATGCTTGGCGGAGCTACTTTTTTGGATGTCGATTTTTTTGCTGAAGGTGACCAGGAAGCCTCCCTGGAACAAAGAGCCCAAAGCGATCTTCAAAACCCAAATCGAAATGTTACCGAAAATGAACCGTATAAATATAATTTCAGGTTATTTGCGAGTAACGTTAATGCTTTTGGTCAATTAAATTTTGATTACGACCGGTTTGATTTTTATTTAGGCACTACCGCATCCCAAACTTTCTATCAACGAAATGGCCTTTTCCAAAACGGGAATTATCCTGATAATTCTTTAGGTAAAAGCGGAAAACTAAATTTTACAGATTTTGGTGGGAAAGCTGGCGCTAATTATAAAATCACTGCAAACCATTTACTGGCCTTTAACGCGGCCTGGTATAGCAAAGCACCAAACCTTCGTAATTCTTTCTCAAACGCTCGCCAAAACAACGAGGTGGTAATTGGTCTACAAAGCGAACAACTGCAGAATGTAGATTTAAGTTACCGGTATAGATCAAGCAATATTAAAGCGAGACTTTCTGCTTACTACACCCAAATCAAAAACGCCACCGAGATATCTTTTTATTATGCCGATGGCCTTTCTGGATTGGGTAGAAATAGTACTACTGCTTTTGTTCAGGAGGTTTTAAGCGGAATTAATAAGCAACATTTGGGCCTTGAAATGGGAATGGAAGCGCAAATAACTTCAGCTATAAAACTTAAGGCAGCGGCAGCAATGGGGCAATTCACCTATAACAATAATCCTTCGCTGTATTTAACTTCAGATGATTTCAATGATATTGTGGATTATGGCACTTCTTACATTAAAAATTATCGGCTTGCCGGTGGCCCGCAAAGAGCTGCTCAAATTGGTTTTGAATATCGAGATCCCGGTTATTGGTGGTTCGGCACTACCTTTAATTTCTTTTCTCATGCCTTTTTAGATGTTAGTCCCTTAACACGAACTTCAAATTTTCTAAATGATACCGATGGCCTGCCTATTTTAAATTATGACGAGAATGTTGCCGCAGGACTTCTCAAACAAGAACAATTTGATAATTATATGCTGGTAAACGTCATTGGTGGAAAATCCTGGCTGGTTAAAGGCAAGTTTATAGGGTTTTTTGTTAGTCTCAATAATATTTTTGATCAGCTTTATAAAACCGGTGGTTTTGAGCAATCCCGAAATGCCAATTATAGAACCCTGAAACGAGACCGCGAGAGAGAAAACCCCATTTTTGGACCTAAATACTGGTATGGTACGGGCGCATCCTACTTTGCTATGATTTATTTAAGATTTTAAAACTTTAGCGATGAAACATTTTAACTTAATAATGTACTTGATTTTTGGGGGTTTATTATTTACTTCCTGCGTGAAAACCGATGATTTTGAACTACCAGAGCCCAAAACTAAAGAGATAAATATTGAAGGAAATATTACAGGAATCTCTGCGGTAAAAAGCAATTTTAACCCTGAAACCAAAGAAATTTATGTCTTTTCTGAAACCAATACCTGGATGGAAGCCTACGTTGTCTCCAGTGATGAAGGTGGAAATTTCTATAAAGAATTGGTTTTACAGGATAAACCTGAAAATCCTATCGCGGGAATCCTTTTGTTGGTGGACGATAACTCCCTGTTTGAAACCTATAATTTTGGTAGGAAAATCTATGTGAAGTTGGACGGGCTCGCTTTATGGTCTAATAATGGCGTGCATCAGCTAGGAGTGCAGAATAGGGGTGATGTTGTGGCGATACCCCCTTCCCGAATTGACGATCATATTTTAAGAACAAGTGAAACTGCTGAAATCGTTCCGCTCCATCTTGAAATTTCTGCTTTTAATGAAACTCACGAAAATTTATTGATTAAAGTAAGTAATGTTCAATTTAACCGTAACCTGCTTAGGGAGCAACATCACTACACTTTTGCTGGTGAGATAACCGATCAATATGATGGAGAAAGGCAACTGGAAAGCTGTCGTACCGGAGCAACCGCTACGCTTAGCACCAGCACTTTTTCTGGATTCAAATCTTTGTATTTGCCTGAGAAATCCGGGAGTCTGAAGGGTATTTTAACTCGAAATTTCTACGATGATTATTTTGTAATTGCAGTAAATTCTCCTGATGATTTTAATTTTGATGGAGAACGCTGCGACCCTAATTTTTTAACCTGTGGGGATAATATTTTTGGGGGTAGCGAAGTAATATTTGAAGAAAATTTCACAGGAATTACCAGTCAAACCACCTTGAAAGATAAAGGATGGATTAATGTAAATGTAAACGGAGGTAAAACATTTGAACCGGGAACTTTTGGTGGAAACCGATATATACGTGTTTCAGCATTTAATACTGAAGAAACACCTATGGAAGCCTGGTTGGTGAGTCCGTTAATAGATTTAGATAGTATTTCTAGGGCAAAATTGTCTTTTGAGATTATGTCATCTTACGATAATGCAACCATTCTTAATGTTTTAGTTACTGAAGAATTTACCGGCAATATACTAACCACAACCTGGAGACCTTTAGATGCAGTAATTCCCATTGGGCCAACAAATCAATACGGAAAAGGTTTTAAAAAAAGTGAGATAGATATTTCCTGTCTAAAAGGAGATATTCGTTTTGCATTTAAGTATTTGGGGTCGGCTCCAGATAAAACCACAACTTATGATATTGATAACATACGCATAAGCGGGAATTGAGTAAATTGGAGAATTATTTTAAAAATTAAAATATGAAGCAAACTTTACCCGACGATCTAAATTTAAACTCTCTTCATCCTGCCTCGAATCGAGATGTTTTACTTTTAAATCTTGTGGGTTTGCCACAAAGAGTTTGTATGTTATTTCTTTTTTTACTTCTAACTACATTTGCAATTGCGCAGCATTCTCAAGATTTTGCCGGTAGCTGGTTTTGGGAATCTCCAGACGGGCAAAATACTATGGAATTACAACTAGAGTATGAAAATCAAAAAACTATTAAGGGGAATCACTGTGTGACTTTTAACCAGGGGAAAAAAACCGATTGTAAGCGAAAAAATGCTGGTACTTTTACAATTAATTTGGTGAAAATCGCCGAAGGGGTTTACGATGGAACTATAGAAAGCGCTGTAAGTTTTACTTCGGGAAAAATACGTTTGCAATATATAGACCGGGAGAAGGCAATTCAGTTTCGTCTAAAAAAAGTGCCTCCTGGCGAATTTTATATGCCAAAGGAGGCTTTCTTAATTAGATAGGTTTACTCGATAATCGAGATTAAATGCTCCTAA contains the following coding sequences:
- a CDS encoding TonB-dependent receptor; this translates as MKFVLFLLFLGLIHSASLAQETSLGGTLVDAQNYKKLAGAELFIEKSFFKTISDENGAFLFTSKKLPLGEQVLRVSLTDYKELRIPIVIETGTEKDLGLILMHPILADYANQISTISLSDAELDEDEAQIDNLSGLLQASRDIFLNAAAFDFSQTFFRPRGLDSEHGKVLINGVEMNKTYTGRPQWSAWGGLNDVQRNQVFSMGLTPSDVSFGGLAGTTNIIMRASQYAKGGKASIAAANRSYFGRLMASYGSGELKNGWAYSISASRRFAKEAYVDGTLYDANAFFLSVEKTFNEKHSLNFTGFYTPNIRGKSSPNTAEVFELKGRKYNAYWGYQDGEIRNSRVREIKEPILMLNHFWEFSEKMSINNNFAFQFGKTGNSRIDFGGTRLAEINDQNSYVGGGTNPDPTYYQKLPSYYLRFPDNPNYEAAYLAQQDFKEDGQLNWQQLYNANTAAGYTVYALAEDRNDDLKFDLNSIISAKISESISLDGKLAFSYLNSHNFASIKDMLGGATFLDVDFFAEGDQEASLEQRAQSDLQNPNRNVTENEPYKYNFRLFASNVNAFGQLNFDYDRFDFYLGTTASQTFYQRNGLFQNGNYPDNSLGKSGKLNFTDFGGKAGANYKITANHLLAFNAAWYSKAPNLRNSFSNARQNNEVVIGLQSEQLQNVDLSYRYRSSNIKARLSAYYTQIKNATEISFYYADGLSGLGRNSTTAFVQEVLSGINKQHLGLEMGMEAQITSAIKLKAAAAMGQFTYNNNPSLYLTSDDFNDIVDYGTSYIKNYRLAGGPQRAAQIGFEYRDPGYWWFGTTFNFFSHAFLDVSPLTRTSNFLNDTDGLPILNYDENVAAGLLKQEQFDNYMLVNVIGGKSWLVKGKFIGFFVSLNNIFDQLYKTGGFEQSRNANYRTLKRDRERENPIFGPKYWYGTGASYFAMIYLRF
- a CDS encoding DUF5689 domain-containing protein; this encodes MKHFNLIMYLIFGGLLFTSCVKTDDFELPEPKTKEINIEGNITGISAVKSNFNPETKEIYVFSETNTWMEAYVVSSDEGGNFYKELVLQDKPENPIAGILLLVDDNSLFETYNFGRKIYVKLDGLALWSNNGVHQLGVQNRGDVVAIPPSRIDDHILRTSETAEIVPLHLEISAFNETHENLLIKVSNVQFNRNLLREQHHYTFAGEITDQYDGERQLESCRTGATATLSTSTFSGFKSLYLPEKSGSLKGILTRNFYDDYFVIAVNSPDDFNFDGERCDPNFLTCGDNIFGGSEVIFEENFTGITSQTTLKDKGWINVNVNGGKTFEPGTFGGNRYIRVSAFNTEETPMEAWLVSPLIDLDSISRAKLSFEIMSSYDNATILNVLVTEEFTGNILTTTWRPLDAVIPIGPTNQYGKGFKKSEIDISCLKGDIRFAFKYLGSAPDKTTTYDIDNIRISGN
- a CDS encoding endonuclease/exonuclease/phosphatase family protein, whose translation is MITRVFPFLGFCLLFLFSVESLFSQEKQDYKIISIAFYNVENLFDTENNPFTFDDDRTPEGDDVWTIEKYRDKLKKLARVISEIGRETTQQPPEIIGICEIENRQVLEDLINEPILQEYNYGIVHYDSPDRRGIDVALLYRKDIFRLENSVSHELVIYNSSEPNKRVYTRDQLVVSGAIDGEKMHFIVNHWPSRSGGEAASSYKREKAANLNKTILDSIFKREPLARVISMGDFNDDPTNKSIKEILATKADQEGLSEHQLYNPMENMQKRGMGTLAYRDGWNLFDQIFISGALTKKDYTSFQFYKAGIFNKKYLITEKGQYKGYPFRSYGYSGYQGGYSDHFPVYIYLIKEVSSPEEGE